The sequence below is a genomic window from Dermacentor albipictus isolate Rhodes 1998 colony chromosome 2, USDA_Dalb.pri_finalv2, whole genome shotgun sequence.
GCGCTTCACTGGTATTCTGCAAATTTGCGAAAATTTTCGCATTTTTGTAAAAGGTCTGCGGTCCTTAACCAAAAGTCGCCTTGCTAGAGTTGCTAGGATCAAACAGTCTCTCTAATATTCAACGACTTATATTCTGGTCATTCTAGCGGCTATCGTGAAGGAGTTGCGCCGTTATGCATGCATTTTACTATAGCAAAATTttagttgggcccgagctaaagcttcttctaaAGTGTTGATAGCAACTGTAGAAATACAGACTCACAACCATATGCACGACGAATTGTAGTAGAGTAAGGGAGCTTTCGGATCATTATCTTTTTTTAGTTGAGTTTTACGTAATGTGCCTATGTGTCTCTATATAAGGGAGAAGTGATCCCTGCTGAAATGAGTTATCCTTAGACAGGCCTTCTTCCTTTGTCATGGCAACTATTTGCAGTCTGGTATGGATTCCACTATAGTTATCAGCATCTTCCTATCTCCATCCACGCAACCTCTGGTGTGGTGCTTGCTGCTGCGTTCCCGACACTACAGAGAACAAAACACAACCACTTGCATGCCGTAGCAATGCTGTCTTAATTATGACGAAAAAGCCGCTAACGCGCTCCACGCTTCCCACAACGGATGAACCTTGGTTGCAACGCAATGATAAAATGTTCATCTTAGAGGTATGCGCGCATGACAGTTCCTGACTGCCGCAAGTGGATTACTATAGCCCAGATTTGAAAAATCCCGGAGCAAGCTAACCTATTTGCGCGAAAGACGTTTCCTGACAACGTCATGAATGTAGCAGTTGCGTCGATGATACTGTTACGGAGCGATCGATACGCTGGTGAACGGGTGGTTCGGCAGAACGATGAAGACGACTATGAGGACGCTTGCGCGTGTGCCGGATCAAGCACTTCTTCTTAGCCCAGCTTTTTCTGTATTCAGTAGATATATCGGTTCGCTTACATCTCGCCTCCGTGAAAACATTTCATGTCTATTCATAGCGGAAATTGTATATTACATAGACAGAATTACGTTTTTCGCCGCCTATTTGAAAGCAGCAATAATGCTGGAATACCAGACGTAAAAATAGATGATTGTCATGTATTACACGAAGAGAAAGGGAgacgaggggcccgattttttaagGACACCGTTTCTGTAAGAACTCTGACCCACGTTTGTTAGTCTGGACCCTATGAAAATAACAGATAACGAAGAAAAGtaaagcatagggtaaattatcTGTCTTTGATTAAGTGCAAATATTAGAAGCTCAACACAAGTGGTCGAAGAAACAACTTGCTGACGGTGTTATCCGAACCTAAAACTTCCACATTACGCGCGGAATGCACAACCAATTGCGCTAAGGCGACGGCAGTAGTTCCCACATGCATGCCTAATTCGTGGGTATTTATGTACAAGGTCATAGTCAAGGAGTGCTAACCAGCGACACACTTTCACTGCGGAACCGAAAATAAAGCTTGCGTAAgcgattttgtttctgcattgcttttaAATCTTTGTCACTGTTTTAATTTtggtaattattattatttattaatataatattattattattaatataatattagtaatattattattaattattatttggTAATATTAGAAGCTCAACACAAGTGGTCGAAGAAACAACTTGCTGACGGTGTTATCCGAACCTAAAACTTCCACATTACGCGCGGAATGCACAACCAATTGCGCTAAGGCGACGGCAGTAGTTCCCACATGCATGCCTAATTCGTGGGTATTTATGTACAAGGTCATAGTCAAGGAGTGCTAACCAGCGACACACTTTCACTGCGGAACCGAAAATAAAGCTTGCGTAAgcgattttgtttctgcattgcttttaAATCTTTGTCACTGTTTTAATTTTGGTAATTATATTTTACGCTAGTTTATTCAGCAGGTGGGGAAGAGGCGCTAGAACAATAAAACAGTTGGTTGTTGCGAAATAGTTTGTTACTTTTGATATTAAAAGCTACGGAATAGTAAATTATCGAACGACAATAAAATATTACACTCCAGCTTTTCATATTCCACACTTTCATTATTCGCCCACCCTATAGTAAATATAGCTAAAGGTTTCTACAACCTGCTAGTAATTAACTACCATATTTTCCAGTGTATTAGACGCGGTTTTTTTCCAAAAATCTTGCTGGTGCGTcctatacaagggtgcgtcttatatgcgaatttttcgtttttttttgcgggttcagaaattactcaggttcatgctcaagcttttttcaccgaaaaaatatcactaccaatgatgcggtagtagcacggttaatacttcaatacggggaccgccgtgcgcaactttttttaggtGAACTTTATCATGAAACGGCGGGGATTACGACTTCCAGAATCGCAAACACGCGGTCGTTTCGGAGGCGCAAGCAAAAGTAATGTGAAATTCCCAAAGATGGCGACAGTCGCGCTTCTCGACAttgtcaagacaagccaagccggCGTTCTTTTTTAGTCATTCTTTGCAACTTCGCAACCGTGTACGTATTACGTCTGTGTTGGTGAATTCGGCGTGTGTTTTCCACTACCTACACCTGTCGTGCTCGGTCTTACTACAGTATGCCACCGAAGTTGCGCAAGAGCTACACCGCAAAGTTCAAATTATCTGCGGTCGAGTATGCTACCGAAAACGGAAATCGGGCTGCGGGCCGCcatttcgacgtcaccgagaaGATGATTCGCACGTGGCGACAGTCGTCCGCCAAACTGCAGGCGATGAAGAGCGGAAAGAAGGCTGACCGCGGGAAGAAGGCGCGGTGGCCTGAACTTGAAGACCGGCTCCTCAAGTGGGCTCTTGAACAAGGGGCTCAAGGTAGGGCTCTGTCAACCGTGCAGTTGCGCTTGAAAGCACGCACTTTGGCGAGTGAAATTGGTGCCGCTGATTTTGTTGGTGGGCCGTCATGGTGCTATAGATTTATGCAGCGTAATGCCTTGTCAATAAGAGCGCGAACGACAATGTCTCAACAACTACCAGACGATTTCGGAGAGAAAGTGGAGAAGTTCCATGAATTTGTGAAGAAGGAAGTCGAAAAGAATAACATCATCGACAGCCACATCGTAAACATGGACGAAGTGCCTCTAACATTTGACATCCCTATGTCAAAAAGTGTCGCTCAGGAAGGTGATAAGACTGTCACAGTACGAACAACTGGGCACGAAAAGTCTCACTTCACTGTCGTACTTGCGTGCTGTGCTGACGGAACAAAGCTGCCGCCGATGATAATTTTTAAAAGGAAAACGATGCCAAAAGAAAGCTTTCCGCCTGGTGTTATTGTCACAACTAACCAGAAAGGCTGGATGGATGAGCAAATGATGGGAGTTTGGCTCGAAAAGTGCTTTTCGAAGCGCCCGGATGGATTTTTTCACTCCAGGAAAGGCCTTCTGGTTATGGATAGCATGCGGGCGCACATTACTGACTTGACACTGAGGCAAATCAAGGCGAAGAACTGTACCCCTACAATAATACCCGGTGGTTTGACGAAGGTTCTACAGCCTTTGGATATTTCCGTCAACCGCAGCTTTAAAGCTATTTTGCGACGTATTTGGGAGGCGTGGATGACGGAAGGCGAGCACAGCTACACCGCAACTGGACGCATGAGGCGCGCTTCTTACAGCGAAGTTGCGAAGTGGGTCCATGAGGCCTGGAGTGCTGTTAGAGTGGCAACCATAACTGCAGGGTTCCGGAAGGCTGGCCTGCTAGCTTCATCGCCAACCGAGCACGACGACAATCAGACCAGCGGTTCGGAGTATGAAGAGAATGCTTCAGCCGCGTTGCCTCCAGAAATGGGCGAGCTTTTTGAGAGCGCATCCGAAGATGAAGACTTCGATGGTTttaagtaaaaataaaatgttgttaTGGACATATGGGAGAGTtctttcgtcgtatttttctttcttttttgctaaaacgTGGGCGGGTATGGCGTGACTGTTGCCTTTTGCGATCACTTAGCGTTGCTTAAGAACTTCTCACaggccgccgcggtggctcagtggttatggtgctcgACTGCTGACCCAAACGAcgcgggttcaatcccggccgcggcggctagaATTTCTTTGAAGGAGAAATTCTTGAGGCCCGTGTATTGTGCGATGtcagtgcccgttaaagaacctcaggtggtcgaaatttccggggcttttcactacggcgtctctcatagcctgagtcgctttgggacgttaaaccccataaaccaAGAACTTCTCACAGATAGGTAGGTAGGATAACTTTATTTAGCTATACGGAGCTTTTATGCGATCAGATGAGTCCACCCATGGTTCATTTCGCGATGGTCGATCAAGCGTGTTTAATTAACCCTGACTAGCCTAAGTGGGTAAATTtgggtgcgtcttatacacgggtgcgtcttatataccaactttttcaataagagccttcatatatggcgagtgcgtcttatacaagggtgcgtcttatacaccggaaaatacggtattTTCTTTCAGACGCACAAAAATTAGACCAACATGACACGTCTAGGTAGACTATTTGCTTCACGTTATATTATATTAGATTAAAATATCTATGTTCCTAAAATGCGCTTCACTGATATCGCTACAATATAAGTGACATTTTTGTCTCTCTTCAGCGCCACAGTGCAATAAATATTGGCAACACTATAATGGTTCATAATGTCCAACTGAAAACGAGATCTGTCGATGTAGAAAATATCGTAAGAGCCTTTtattcgcagttttgtctccaatTCAACCATCTATCTCCAAAACCATACCTTGCGAGGTTTCTCGAAGTCTCATCAAGCACACGAAATTGATTGAATCTATGAGTGGTCCCTCGTAATTGTTGTCTTCATACAGCTTCAATTTGAGAATGGTGACCTTGTTCACACCATGCCTTTTCTCTCATTACCTGCAGTGATAACGGCAGTGGTGTATGGAGGATTCTTTTGGGTCCTCTCGTTCATGGGTTTCCAAGAGACTGGGGTCGCCGCGAACAGCTTCGCTGCCTGGTGGCAGTCCACTTATCCGAATGGACACGTGCCACCAGGCAGCTTGTTCGCGAGGCTCCAGTCGCTTGGTACCGTGGGCCCTAACCGAAGAGACTTCCTGCTGACCCTCTTAGCCTTGTCGGCAGTGGTGTCAGCCATGGGCTGACACCTTGGGATGGCTGCTCGGGTGCTGCCAAACATCCAGGCACGGCTGCTGCCGCGACACAACAACTGGCAGCCAGCAGCCACGAGCAGCCATGCAAGCAGGGCATCACCATGGCCCCTCCCTGCGGAGCCTCTGCGTCACACCAGTGCGTAGCGCTCCACTCGTATCCCTCCCCCCTTCACCTCTCCACTCCTAAAgatatttctggctacgccgtTGCATGTCGACTGCTCTGTAAGTGGAGAACAGGGGATAGAAGGAAAGGAGACGAGTACAAAGCAAACCGCGTTTGTCCCAGGAGCTTGATCAGTGATCAGCGGAATTTCATCCTTCTGCTCGGAGTTCCTTTAGAAACACCGTCCGAGAATTTTCCGTTCTGATAGTGGATGATAGTTCAACGTCTGTTAAGTGCGCGCAGAAATGTGCAGTTCTCATACGGGAGTCTCTCTCAGTACAGTCACTGTATATGGAAGCGGTATATTCATGAACACGGATAAAGGTATGATAACCTGTCTTTCTCTACATTTTTTGTGCATAGCTAAGAGTGCTTCGATTCAACCATGCTTATTGACTTGTTTTAATATGACAAGGTTATGAGAGGCATAGTGGTTGTGAGACTCCGGGTTggcttatacccgtgtcacacgggcaactcggatctccttcaaacttccttcccttaaaggaccgcaagggagtttcacctcaaaggagttagctccgtgtcacacggcctataagcaaacttttgaaagctgccgctggggcccattaggcgctgctcacctcgtacacagtcatgaaagaaacacgttatatattgctaaaaagttTTGGTTACTTGTCTCTTCTTGTCAAACGCAGCAGCCATTCCGAGTACACCCGGTTCGAGAGTCGAATGTAGCTGCTCAGCTCAGATATCTTTTTCAGTGCTCAAATACTGTATTATATGCAATGAAAACAGTTATAATTGCTGGACTCGAAATTCAAGCACGCTGGGAacaagagtactcccttcagtTTGCAGCAAAATTCAGTAAGTGAGCCCGCCCGGGCAACTCCGCGCGCAATTGCGAACTCTTGGAGAAAGGTCGAAGCTGCTGCTATTTgcttcatttatttttatatCACGCACAATATTTCTACAGTGCGTGAATTTGTGAACTAATCCATTAAATTTACTATTAATCAGTGGATATCATACGGTTTACGGTAAATAGAACAGGCAGCATCGGAATTCATGCGTTTGTATGGAGCCGCACTTTAGCTCAAGGGAAAGCCACCAGCCTGAAAAATATTGTCATATGATAGGAGAATGCGGAAGACAAATTCAGCTTCCCCAGAACACGGGCACGGTGCAATCGACATCACCAGTGGAAAACTTAAAAGGTTAATATATAAAGCATCCGGTTCCACGTACCATATACTTAAGTATACATCTTTAAACAAGTTACGCCATTACGTGTGTATAttttccacacaacaataatcgtcatctgtcttgtccgcgtttcctttctttaacgctgcgaaacCGGTACTTATGTCATGAACggaatgcgcgttatcagcatgacagagcattctcgagaGGAAATTACCGAGCGCAACGTTTTCAATaaaagaaatgcaagcaagacataTGATGACTACTGTTGCATGGCAAATATACCTCGCTCCCCATCAAAGGGTGTACGTTTGTTTAAGAGTATAGAGTGCCTTAAACCGGATGCTTCAATGAAAGCTACTTTGTCTTCCTGAAAGCATCACGCTCGGGTGGACACCTctcgtggcagcacttgtgtcataAAACCATTATGTTGTCGCGTATACTGCTGCAAGATGCAGCTGGTGTAAAGACGGGGAATGTTGCCACAAAAAGGGGTTTACTACGTAGATAGACAATTTTttgaaggatacgtcggcttttTGCCAGGGCCAAGCGGTCCAGTTCTTCGATAACTGCGTCAACCGTTGATACATGCTGGACAAGCAGGTTGAATACACCACCACAAATACCTTGCAGCATATCGGCAACATTGTCTGAGTGACGTGCACGTGGACGTCATAGAGGATGTCTTATTTCTGTGTGGCTCGAATTACATCCGCACACGACCGCGTAATGCATGTGTACGCAGCGTGCGGGTAGCCGCTACGGTCACTGAACAGTTATGTAGCTTTTGATTCAGTTTCCCAACTAATGAGTTAATCTTCGTATATCTTGAAGTGGAGTATGTCTTGATGTGGCACCTTTATTTTAAACATTGCTTTTGCGAACATGACAACATCCACCTGATGTTTACGTTGATGGGTCTGCGCAGGACCCACCGGCCCCCACCCCTGAAGATGGACGTTACCATCAAGTAAGTCAACGGCGATGACAACAGTACCACCATCAAAATTCTCAGGTAGGATCCGCAAAGTATCTTCGTCGGGACAAGCACAAAGAATGCTACTTCCGCCAAGATGTTGCGTGGGAAGATACGGACAACCGAAGCATACATAAAGTAGACAGACAAATACCAATAGCTGAATAAAAAGCGACATGTCGCGTCAGCTCAGGAATTGTCGCCGTCAATCCTGGAACCGATTGGCCTCTTTCTCAAAAATGGTGTCGGGCCGTGGCAATATTACCGGCTGTATGGAAGTTCAGCTATCTATAAATTTTCATCAAAGGCAGAGCCATTATTCAAATTACTGATAGTTCTTTGAGAATTATTAAAAGAGGAATGTctaaaataaaataattttagTTTCTAAGAAGAGCTTTTAAAGCCCCGTTTGCGTCTTTGCGGGCGGTGAGGGTCACGCAGTGATCTTGGCGGAGTGGCAGTCGGCGCCAGACATATTATTTAGTGTCACCTAATAAGTACGTGTAGGCCACAAGACCTTGAAAAGGAGAAAAATATTTCGCTTTTCTTTCATGACACAACTTTTCTCTTTCTTACAGGGGTGGAGGGAGCCTGGTGGGGTCAATATTACTGTCTTTGGGTAAGATACATTTTGGAATATGCGTTCCTTTGTGTAGTTCTGCATTGTGAGTGCAAAAAAAGACTGGACCAGTTAAGCCTAATGATAGCAATGTTGTACGCATAGCTGTGAACAAGCGAGGATATGGTGTTTCAAGGGTACCGGTCTTGGCGGCAGGGTATCACATGTTTAAAAAAATCTTCACAATCGACAGCAAAGGAGTAGATATCCATATTCAAATATGTACAGATATGTGCACACCTGAAAATCGATCTGAAATGAAGGTTTCATGAAGCGAACATTTCAGGGTCACATAATTAATTGCGAACCATTCAATTGTGGTAATTGTATACAGTGCAACATGCGTGAGGTCATGTAATCTTTACGTTTATCTTTTAGAAATGTCACAGCAATAATTTCATGCAATAGCAATGTTCGTGCGCTAAACCACTCGCAAAGCTACGCCGAGATCGAAACACCGAATCACACGAACAAACAGTGTTGTGTATGACGCAGCGGTGTCCCTCATCAGGATTAAGGCGATGTCAGTTCAACTCTGAGGCTCTACGTGCTAAACCACAAcacgattacgaggcacgccgtggaTCGGTAGCATGGGTCGATTTTGACCACCGTGgggctccttaacgtgcacccaaacgactggcgcttttgcatttcgcctccaacaAAATGCAACCGCTGCTGCCGGGGTTTGATCCACGTGGTGTGGCTCAGGAACGCAACGTctaagccactatgccaccacgaaGGGTGAAGGTGATGCATGGTGCTTGTTGGGAGAATAATTATGGCGAGCAATGTGTTCAGAGatagaaatgtaaaaaaaattcagGAATTCCAAATCGTTTTTGCTATATATAGCAGAACATATCCTTTCCTGCAGACTGTTGAAGAATGACCAGATTTCCAGAAGCACGTCTCAAGTAGCCCAGATAGTGGTATATTCCAAATATAGGATATACAAGAAAGTCAAAAGAAGCTGTTGCATATCGCGCGCTTTTCCATTAGGTCATCTCTGTCTGTCAGAGATAGCCACGAGTAGCGATCGTAGGAGAAGGCCTTACGTCGCGATTTGTTATCCTATTGTCCAAAAGTGTGCGGTGTTCAGTCACAGTGCATCAATGTTGAACATTTTGCTTGTTATTGTGAATGTCGAAGGATTCGGCGGCACTTACGATGTTGCTCCAAAATAAATTTAGTAATAACTAATAAATACAGTGATTAGAACTAACAACTAAACAACTAATACAACTAACACACCTAATAAAATCAGAAAATCCCTTCAATATTATGGGTACTAGATTTACAGGAGTGTGAGCGTTGGATAAGCATCAAATCAGAGAGTGTGTACACAATTTTGGTGTCATTATTACAGCTTTATAGGGCTGAAAAATAAAGGTGCGTTCACTGGCTCTACATTATCGATCACAATTTTGGGTTCGATGCACAACTCATTCGGGACGAGACAGCAACGAATGAGACGCGAAGCCCGAGAAAAGTGGCAAGTAATGTTACACTTTCAGAACGATGTATATGAAAAGACCCAGACACGCGTTCAAGATGAAGCTGTAGGTCGCGAACTCCCAAATGTATACATAGTAGAGGAGAATTCGATTTTCACAGCTACTGCATCCCTGATTCTGATTAAGtctgttgcattaaaaaaaaattaggaaataGTAACCTCTGGCAGCTGATTTAAATTGTAGTCGTATGTTTATTGCAATAATATTGCATCTTGCAAAACCTGAATAACTATACACAGGAACCAATTGACTTGTCAGCCTGTACTTCAGAAATAAAAATCGATATCCAATTCTGTAAAGTACCTCTGTTACCAAAATTGACGGCGACAAAATTGAAGTATCGAATATGCCACTTTCCCGTGATAAACACATTTGCGAAATCCTTGCTAACAATAAAATAACTTACGTAAACGGACATAAATATAGGGGCTCTAACAGATGCGTTTACAAAACTGATGTCTGGTTTTGATCTAATGGTAAGGATTTAAAAAGTTCGCGCTTCACTGGTATTCTGCAAATTTGCGAAAATTTTCGCATTTTTGTAAAAGGTCTGCGGTCCTTAACCAGAAGTCACATTGTTAGAGTTGCTAGGATCAAACAGTCTCTCTAATATTCAACGACTTCTATTCTGGTCATCCCAGCGGCTATCGCGAAGGAGTTTCGCCGTAATGCGTGCATTTTACTACAGGAAAATTttagttgggcccgagctaaagcttcttctaaAGTGTTGGTAGAAACTGTAGAAATACAGACTCACAACCATATGCACGACGAATTGTAGTAGAGTAAGGGAGCTTTCGGATCATTATCTTTATTTAGTTGAGTTTTCCGTAATGTGCCTATGTGTCTCTATGTAAGGGAGAAGTGATCCCTGCTGAAATGAGTTGTCCTTAGACAGGCCTTCTTCCTTTGTCATGGCAACTATTTGCAGTCTGGTACGGATTCCACTATAGTTATCAGCATCTTCCTATCTCCGTTCACGCAACCTCTCGTGTGACACTTGTTGCTGCGTTCCCCGCACTACAGGGAACAAAACGCAACCACTTGCGTGCCGTAGCAATGCTGTCTTAATTATGACGAAAAAGCCGCAAATGCACCCCACGCTTCCCACAACGGTTGCACCTTGGTTGCAAAGCACTGATAAAATGTTCATCTTAGAGGTATGCGCGCATGACAGTCCCTGACAGCCGTAAGTGGATTACTATAGCCCAGATTTGAAAAATCCCGGAGCAAGCTAACCTATTTGCGCGAAAGACATTTCCTGACAACGTCATGAATGTAGCAGTTGCATCGATAATACTGTTGCGGAGCGATCGATATGCTGGTGAACGGGTGGTTCGGCAGAACGATGAAGACGACTATGAGGACGCTTGCGCGTGGGCTGGA
It includes:
- the LOC135910628 gene encoding uncharacterized protein isoform X4, whose translation is MAPPCGASASHQTHRPPPLKMDVTIKYVNGDDNSTTIKILRGGGSLVGSILLSLVITAVVYGGFFWVLSFMGFQETGVAANSFAAWWQSTYPNGHVPPGSLFARLQSLGTVGPNRRDFLLTLLALSAVVSAMG